One Meleagris gallopavo isolate NT-WF06-2002-E0010 breed Aviagen turkey brand Nicholas breeding stock unplaced genomic scaffold, Turkey_5.1 ChrUn_random_7180001952042, whole genome shotgun sequence genomic window, GGTCCGGAGCTCCGCCCATTCCGGGGTGGTTCCAGTGCTTCTTAATGCcgtcccagtgcctcccagtatcGCCCAGTGCCATCCCAGTGCGTTCCAGTACCGCCTGGTGCCGGCCAGAGCCATCCCAGTGCTTCCCAGTACAGCCCGGTGCCTCCCAGTAGcacccagtgcctcccagtaccTCTCAGAGCCATCCCAGTATCGtccagtgcctcccagtgcctcccagtacaGTCCGGTGCCGGCCAGacccatcccagtgcctcccagtacaacccagtgcctcccagtggCATCCCAGTACAGCCCAGTACTTCCAGTTTCTCTCAGGGCCATCCCAGTGCTTCCCAGTACAGCtcagtgcctcccagtgcctctCAGAGCCATCCCAGTATcgcccagtgcctcccagtatcGCCGGTGCCGGCCAGacccatcccagtgcctcccagtacagcccagtgcctcccagtgcctcccagaaCCATCGCTGTGCCTCCCAGTGGCATCCCAGTACAGCCCAGTACTTCCAGTGGCATCCCAGTACAGCCCAGTACTTCCAGTATCTCTCAGagccatcccagtgcctcccagtacaacccagtgcctcccag contains:
- the LOC109365037 gene encoding DNA-directed RNA polymerase II subunit RPB1-like; this translates as RSSAHSGVVPVLLNAVPVPPSIAQCHPSAFQYRLVPARAIPVLPSTARCLPVAPSASQYLSEPSQYRPVPPSASQYSPVPARPIPVPPSTTQCLPVASQYSPVLPVSLRAIPVLPSTAQCLPVPLRAIPVSPSASQYRRCRPDPSQCLPVQPSASQCLPEPSLCLPVASQYSPVLPVASQYSPVLPVSLRAIPVPPSTTQCLPVASQCSPVPISASQYRPVPSQCHPSTSQYRPVASHYLPEAPSASQWPPSIAQYLPVPPSHPSAIPVPAQYSPSANPVCPQYKPGPTPVCSQNKPSLPPVSFQFNPSFLRAQSQFVPSITPLQSQFAPSARPIRRQQPMGSQPGKAQ